CCTTGACTGGAGGACCATCTCGCTCTCCAGTAATATGCATCAGACCAaattcagcttcaaccaTGACGTCGTAGCCAGCGCGGTTGGAATACGGCCCTGTTTGGCCGTAGCCCGTGATAGAGGCATATATCAGACCTGGGTTAATCTTGCGCAAGGTCTCATAGTCCATGGAATACTTCTTTAGAGTTCCCGGGAGGTAGTTCTCCACCAATACGTCGCATTTTGCAGCGAGTTTATGAAGAACCTCGACTCCTTCTTTGTGCTGGAAGGACAAGCCCAACGACTTTTTGTTCCGATTTGCCTGCAGGACATTGTGAGACAGGTTCAGTGCAGATAAGGCACAAACTTACCCCCAAGAAGTAGGCAGACTCTCCAGGGCCTTTGGCAGACGACCCGTCCTTGTATTTTGCATATGGAGGTCCCCAAGCCCTGGTATCATCGCCGCGAACAGGatgctcgatcttgatcaCCTCAGCGCTGCGCATTCGGCCATGTTAAAACGGCCAGGGTCATTGATGACATGAGTAAACTTACCCAAGATCGCCCAGAATCTGAGTACAGTAAGGCTATAAAGGTCAGCACTTGTCAACCATGTTCATGCAAAAGTTCGACTTACACCGGCCAAGACCCGGGTCATGTCCAGCACCCGAATGCCCTCGAGTGGGAGTCCGGTTTTCACGGCACTTGAGTACCGGCGGACTCCATGCGCATAGCCATTGATGGGCTTAGACCTCAAGGATCGAGCAGCAAGGAAtaagctcatcctcagcaaaCTGTCTGCTTGGCAGTGCTAAATATGGACTAAGTTGAGCAACTCAGTTGTGAGACTTGAAATCTTGTGCAACGGTATGTAGATATGTATATAGATTGATGCTTGAGATATTGTCACCGATCATCGGAACCGGATGGGTAGCTACGGGAGTTCGGAATTGtgcgttgatgagcttgtagTCTaattgagcttggtgaacAAAGAGCTCCATGCGGGGATTGCACCTCGGCTTTTGGGGAAGAGGGCCAATCACTAAGAGTTCGGTGCCGAGTGACATCTCGCCgttgctggagcttctcgGCTCCGACGATTAGCGATGATTTCCATGGGGTAATTGATCGCgatgtacggagtaaatACTTTATTAATTGATGGCTGACAAGATGTATTCGCATCATCGGCAACCATTGTAGTTTCGCCGTCTATGCGATGGCGAGCTACCTAATCACCAATGGAGAAGCTATAAAGACCTTTTATATGGTTGGTTGAGGAGGTGTGTATCATGCCATATTCAGCAGCTAACGATGCTATGAGAAACTATTTCCTGGCCCTGGACTCAATCAAATATCAGTCTGCTTGATTTGGTCGGCACCCGAGAAGCTTAAAGCCACGATATTAGCTGTTCAGAAAAACATGAATCCGTCCTTAGTGATCACAATCCCTTCCAAAAAGGACTCTGAGCCTGTTAGATTGCGACAGTGTGATACGTCTCATTCAGGCGCAGCATTGCCGATCAATAACTTATttagtacggagtagcaaACTGGTGATGCTTCAGCCACACTCACCTTTCAGCGAAGAGCGACCCGTCCCGAAAAGCTTCGTTTTTATTTCAAAACTCACAAAATCATTGTTCACAGTTGGGCTTGTAAAGATTGTGCTGTACCACTTATCGTTATGTAATAGACTTCTCATGTTGTGTCTCCCCCAAAACTCCAATCGCTGGCTGCATCCCGTTCAaagtcttgtccttgtcaaTATCTCGTCTGATTATAGGTTCAACATAGCCACCACAGGCTCGTATTGGTGCTTGGGGGTTGCTCCCATTCCGGATAGCTGGGCTTGTGGTTtggtcttggctgctgaATTTGTGTTCTGAAATAGCTGTAGGATCGCAATCCTTGCTTCCCATCTCATGCTTCTATCTTTCTGTCGCGATGTGATGCATCGATGGAAGTCCAGAGGCGAATCTCGGAAGAGATCTACTCCAAAGATAGACCTGAAACATGCCGGGACCCAAACTAACCATCTtatcaatgccatcaaccAGAATGAAACATCTTTGCTCGTGAAGAGACCTTGTCGTGGGCCGAGAAAGAATCGTACATATATCAATCTCTCGACCCCGGCTCGCTCCCATTTATAGAACCGCGCCTCAAGTGTGCGAGCCGCTGTGCGCCCTTGACCACACCAGACAGATCAGTCCAGCCAAGGCAGAGATCAACTAATCTTTTGCCTACGGATAGCAGATGTTCTGCCATAAACTAACATATCAGAACCGTCCCCATAGTTACGTGGCCTTGCACGGCACGTAACCGTTTACCCGTTCCCAGGATCATCCATTCATAGCCTGTGGCTCCCCAGGATATCCCCGCCCATTCACGGAAGGCTTGAAATCTTATTATAATTACCGATATCTGCTGTCAAGATATTAAAGTAGGCATCTGGCAGGTTATCGATCTCTAGCTCGCCCTTCCATTCGTTgtgtttcttttgtttcccTCTTCTATCATCATGCCTATCTTAAGTTATCTATACTCGTGGGTCAAACCACGCCAATGCCAGCGTGAAGAACGATCTGCGTCTTTCTctcttggcaagaagaagcgcgCAAAGTCAGGGCTAGATAAGAACGAAAAGGAAGATTTTCAGCGATCCAAAATAATTCGCAAGTCATTACAAAGTCGCGCCTCTTCAAGAGCAACCGTGCGACAGGACGATGAAAATGAcactgaagaggaggatagAAATACGAGTCTCAGGACAGACTGGAAAGCATACGAAGCTGATATTCAGCGAAACAAATCAACGCTGATGCGAAGGCACCCGGGAGTCGATCGTTCGAGAATACAAACTCACGCTGGATCCTCCTCGTCCCGACCTCAACCACAatctttctcatcaagctcaaccagcCCCTACTCTCCACTCTCACCAAcgacatcaacttcaacaacaagcccAGCTTCGCCAGAAATAGGGAAAGCATTTTAATACGCCAGGCTTAAAGCATGAAGCATGGACCATGAAGCAAAGCCCACAATCACGACATATACCAATATATCTATCTCTGCATGACTTTAGACTAGGACTGGAATTATTTATACCATGGGAGCAGCGGCGCCGAAACGACGGGAACGGCTTCTGGTGTGTTAAAGGTGTAATGAGAATGAAGCTTTTGTGTATGATAACAATTTCAGTTTTAATAACGTATTCCTATCTCTCAGGCACCGATTTCATTTGtgaccttgacaaacttTTCCCACTGTCTCCAGGCCTCGCCGCTCTTGAGGGCCCAGCGAGCTCTTCGGATACCCTCTTTCCAGCGCTGCCCACCAGGGCCGCGCTCAGTGATGACCTTGCCGTCATCCCCCTCACCCATGTTGCTGGTATCGGACTCGCAGATACCTGATGTCACGAGCAAAGCCGCAgtgttgagaagaacaaactcaagaatCGGGTCATCGTCAGGCAACTCATTGTGCAGAATTCGAGACAAGATCTCTGCATTCTCGGAGGGTTCTTTACCAGATGACACTGTATCCAGGGGATGTGTGCTCAGACCAAAGTCACTCGGGTGCACGGTGAAGTGCTCAACCTCGAGTCTTCCAGCACTGGTCTCGTTGACCCTCCAGCATAGAGTGTTACCGGCGCAGCTGACTTcatcgagctcttcctcgccgcagatgatgagagccttcttgaaaCCAGCCATGCACAGCGCCTCAGCGAATGCCGGGCCGAGATCCCTTCGGCCGACACCAATGACACGGGCTTcaagcacatcttcaacaggGTTGGCCAAGGGGCCGAGATTGTTGAAAACTGTCCTCCAAGGCAGCTGCTTGCGGATGGGCGCGACGTAGCGCATACCAGTATGGAACACAGGGGCAAACAGAAAAGTGTAGTTAGTCTCAGAGTAAGCCTTGACCAAAGTGTCAGGGCGGACGGCGCTGATGATGGGAGGCTGAGGTTTCATACAAGCGACCAAGTCAGCACTGCCAGATTTTGAGGTGCTGGCTTTGTTACCGTGCTTGGAAACCATGAGCAAGGCTGAGGCTAGGATGGATGAGGTGGTGCTTATGTTGAAGGTATCATGGCCATCACCTCCAGTTCCAACAATGTCACACTGAGATTATGTTAACAATTGCTCGTTGATCCAGCAGATTTTGTCCGCTTCCTTACCAATCCGCCATTGTAAGCTCCCTCTTTTCGCCCTCTTCGTTCAATAACTTCCTTCAGCTCCTCTACAGGAATAGTTGCAGCGGCCTCTCGCATGACACGGGCGCACTCGGCCAAAACATCAGCTCTGAAATCAAGCTTTGTGAAATGCAATGCcatgagaagagaagctgtTTGAGCCTCAGTGACCTGATTTGTGAAAAAGTGAGAGATGGCCTCGGCAATCTCCTGAGGAGAGACAGCAGACCCGTTAGGCCAGAGCTTGGTCAGAAgaggcttgatatcgacAGGCGAGAGGGCATTTTGCCCGGCAGCTTGGGATTGAAATGTCATCTTGGTACTTTGCTGGAACGACCAGGAGGCTTGTACAGAGAGTGACGATGGAGAGAATCGACCAAGCACAGTTGATAAGTTGAACGGGGTATCgctcttctttgttcaataTTGAGATGTTTGTTCTATTGACTCAACTTGTGAATGAGTCGAAAGTACGTACTGCGGAGTGGCCCTTCGGCACCTGGTGATTGGCCGACCTCGGACAATGGAAACTCTAGCGCATCGTTGACGGAGGAGGACAAAATAAAGAGACATTTCATGATGAGCCTGATCGATCATGCAACGTCATGAGTTCCAACTGTGAGAAATGAATTCTTACCTTGACGTGCCAAAATACAAGCCAATGCTTGTGTTAGCATTACCTATGACTAATCTCGGCCGTTCTACAAGATGAATTATCTGAAATGTCCTCTTAAAACAGCTTGAAGAAATGACGTCGAAGGGAGAACTTCCATGGATATAACAGTTTAGTGTTCTTaaggtcaagcttgacagGGAACAGTCCCCGCTGTGGCTGGAACAGCACTCAATTCGAGATGACTAGGCACTAACTGACTAGGCACCTTAAGGTTGTTATGTTCAGTTGGGACTACGGAGAGATTTGTGGTGAGATAAGTTAGTAGGGAATATCAAACCTGGAAAACGGAAATACATATCGGGAGCTCAAAGTGTGTCGTAACTTGGCCAGACTCATAAAAAAGCATCGACAACTTAGGCTTGAGGTGGCGCCCGGGACTTTTAATTTGTCGGGAGTTACTACTTGTAGTACTTAggtggatgaagaaggattaCGGAGTACCTGCGAAGGTCATCAAATCAAatccagaagaacaaaaTAAGCAGACTTGCCAAAGCTTTTTTGTTAAGGTTTCTTTGTTGGTAATTTGTAAACCTTCCACAAGCTTCTGCAGAATCTATCAGCGACAGCAAAGAGATCACGTGCTCATGTATAGTTCTGGGTCAGTAACTACCTGCACAGTACCATC
This genomic interval from Fusarium verticillioides 7600 chromosome 1, whole genome shotgun sequence contains the following:
- a CDS encoding anthranilate phosphoribosyltransferase translates to MTFQSQAAGQNALSPVDIKPLLTKLWPNGSAVSPQEIAEAISHFFTNQVTEAQTASLLMALHFTKLDFRADVLAECARVMREAAATIPVEELKEVIERRGRKEGAYNGGLCDIVGTGGDGHDTFNISTTSSILASALLMVSKHGNKASTSKSGSADLVACMKPQPPIISAVRPDTLVKAYSETNYTFLFAPVFHTGMRYVAPIRKQLPWRTVFNNLGPLANPVEDVLEARVIGVGRRDLGPAFAEALCMAGFKKALIICGEEELDEVSCAGNTLCWRVNETSAGRLEVEHFTVHPSDFGLSTHPLDTVSSGKEPSENAEILSRILHNELPDDDPILEFVLLNTAALLVTSGICESDTSNMGEGDDGKVITERGPGGQRWKEGIRRARWALKSGEAWRQWEKFVKVTNEIGA